Proteins encoded within one genomic window of Bacillus thuringiensis:
- a CDS encoding UvrB/UvrC motif-containing protein, with product MTCQNCNIRPATLHYTKVINEKKAEVHLCEQCAEQSGYTSFFQSSQSNFSFHDLFAGLLHGESTMFEEGKNGFSNTSILRCPDCKMTYEQFTKVGRFGCASCYDTFKEHLKPLLKRLHGGHTDHCGKIPERIEGNIHLKKELDELKLILKQCVQNEEFEKAAEVRDKIRGLENQLSEHREGE from the coding sequence ATGACTTGTCAAAACTGTAATATAAGACCAGCAACTTTACACTATACAAAAGTAATCAACGAGAAGAAGGCGGAAGTTCATCTTTGTGAGCAATGTGCAGAACAAAGTGGCTATACGTCTTTCTTTCAATCTTCGCAGTCTAACTTTTCATTTCATGATTTATTTGCTGGGTTATTACACGGTGAATCAACAATGTTTGAAGAAGGAAAAAACGGGTTTTCGAATACAAGTATATTAAGATGCCCGGATTGTAAGATGACATATGAACAATTTACAAAGGTGGGACGCTTTGGATGTGCTTCTTGTTACGATACATTTAAGGAACATTTAAAGCCATTATTAAAACGTCTTCACGGTGGACATACAGATCATTGTGGAAAAATTCCGGAACGTATAGAAGGAAATATTCACTTAAAGAAAGAATTAGATGAACTAAAACTCATTCTGAAACAATGTGTACAGAATGAGGAGTTTGAGAAAGCTGCTGAAGTAAGGGATAAAATTCGAGGTCTTGAAAATCAGCTTAGTGAGCATAGAGAGGGGGAATAG